ATAATTTTAAATCAATTGCCATGTCAATCACATCACAGGCGGAACTGCTGGGTATGCAGCAAGCCAGCGAAGCCGTTGCGGTTACACTCAGAAGCATGCGCGAGTTTGCCAGGCCAGGCATGAGCACTGCTGAACTGGATGAATACGGTCGCGCCCTGCTGGAGCGTTTCGGTGCCAAATCCGCCCCCAAACTTACTTACGGCTTCCCGGGATGGACCTGTATCAGTGTGAACAACGAGATCGCCCATGGCATCCCTTCGGCAAAGACTATCCTGCAGGAAGGAGACCTGGTGAATGTGGACGTGTCCGCCGAACTGGATGGTTTCTGGGCGGACAATGGCGGATCATTTGTGCTGGGGCGGGATCTCCATCAGCACCAGCAACTGGTCAATGCCTCCAGCGATATTCTCCGGATCGCCATTGCCAATATCCGCGACGGGGTGCGCATAGCCCAGGTAGGCGGGATCATTGAAACGGAAGCGCGGAAACGCGGTTACACCGTCATCCGGAACCTCACCGGCCACGGCATCGGCAGAGGCCTGCATGAAGAACCGCATTCCATCGCCAACTATTATGACAAATACAACAGGTCACGCTTCCGGAAGAATGCCGTGGTAGCCATTGAGACATTCATTTCCACCAAAGGCAACTGGGCCTACGAAGGCAGCGACGGCTGGACGCTCTCCGGCAAAAAGGGCGCCTATACCGCCCAGCACGAACATACCATTATGGTCACGGATGGCGAGCCGCTGATATTTACCCGGGAGAACGGGGTGACCGCTATCTGAGGTATAAAGCGGGGAAAATGCTGATTTCTTTTGATATCTTGACCCAAATCCCTGTTGCATGACCTCCACCCAACGCATTGCCGCCATCGACATCACCCGTGCGCTTACCATGTTACTGATGATCTTTGTGAACGACCTCTGGTCGCTCCACGACATTCCGTTGTGGCTGGAGCATACTGCCGCGGAAGAAGACGGCATGGGCCTGGCGGACACGGTTTTTCCGGCTTTCCTTTTCATTGTGGGGATGAGCATCCCTTACGCCATTGCCAACCGCATCAAAAAAGGCGATACCACCGGCCAGTTGCTCCGGCATGTGCTGGAGCGTTCTGTCGCTTTGCTGGTGATGGGCCTTTTTCTCGTCAACGGGGAAAACCTCCATGCGGAAGCCACAGGCATTCCGCGCGGCGTATGGAACATCCTCAGCTGCCTCTCCTTTATTTTCATCTGGAACCAATATCCCCCATCCTGGTCCCCACTGGCCCGGAACATCCTGAAGGGCACCGGTATCATTATTCTGCTGCTGCTGGCCTGGATCTGCCGTTGCGGGCAGGGAACGGAGATAACCCGTTTTGGTACGCACTGGTGGGGTATCCTCGGACTGATCGGCTGGGCCTATTTTGTCAGCGCCATGATCTTTGTGGCCGGAAAAGGGCGTTTTACCGTGAATGTTGTTGCCTGGCTGTGCTGCCTTATGCTGAGCATGGCCACGCATGGCCGGCTGTTCACTTATCCGCATTGGCTGAGTACCATCCTCGGTCCTGTTGCATACGGCGCCATGCCCGCGCTGGTGTTGGGCGGCGTAGTGGTATCCCAGCTCTTCCGGCGCTACAGCGCAGCGGGACAGTGGAAAATGGTGACCGGCGTATTGCCGGCACTGGGCGCTGTATTGCTGATGGCAGGATTCCTGACGCGCCCGGTATTCGAAATATCAAAGATCAGGGCTACCCCTAGCTGGGTGCTGATCTGCAGCGCCATCACCATCGGCTTGTTCGTATTTACCTACTGGCTGGGCGACCTGAAGCAGAAGGCGCACTGGTTCCGCGTGATCGGACCGGCCGGCTCAGATACGCTGCTCTGCTACCTCATCCCCTATTTCATTTACGCTATCATGGGAATGACCGGCGCAGCGTTACCGGCGATCATGCTGGGCGGGGCGATCGGTATAGGAAAATCCCTGCTGTTTGCCGTACTGATGATACAGATCGCGGGACTGCTCAGTAAACAGGGAATCCGTCTGAAACTGTAACTTTACCACATGATCAACATAACAAATGAATACCTGCAGGTAAAGATCAGCACGAAAGGAGCTGAACTGCAAAGTATTATCCGGAAAGACAATCAGCTGGAATATCTCTGGAGCGGCGACCCGGCCTTCTGGGGAAAGAAAAGCCCCGTGTTGTTCCCCATCGTGGGCAACCTGAAGAACAACACCTATTCCTTCAAAGGCGAACCTTACCAGCTAAGCCGCCATGGCTTCGCGCGGGATATGGAATTTGAGGTCATCGAGCATACGGAAAGCGCGGTTACGCTCAACCTTAGCGACAGCCAGACCACGCGCAAGAACTACCCTTTTCCCTTCAGCCTGAATATCCGGTATTCCCTGCAGGATGCTTCGCTGACCGTCAGCTATGAAGTGCAGAATACCGGCGATGACACCATGTATTTTTCCATCGGCGCACATCCCGCATTCAAAGTACCGCTGGAAGAAGGCATGACGTATGAAGATTATACCCTGCATTTCAATGAGACAGAAACAGCAGATGTATGGATGCTTTCCACATCAGGAGAACTGTCCCGCACACCAACACCTTACCTGGAACATACCCGGGAGCTGCCATTGAAAAAAGAACTTTTCGATAACGACGCCCTGGTCTTCAAAAACCTGGCATCTACCGCTATCAGCATCAAAAGTGAGAAAAAACCGCATGGGCTTACGCTGCATTATGCAGGTTTCCCATACATGGGCATCTGGGCGGCAAAGCATGCGGACTTCGTATGTATTGAACCCTGGTGTGGTGTAGCTGACCATGAAGATGCGTCAGGAAAACTGGAAGAGAAGGAAGGCATCGTACCACTTTCACCGGAAGAAATATTCCACCGGCAATGGTCGGTTTTACTTTTCTGAAATTAACAATTTCAAAGGAGTTTGTGCGAATGCGTTATACCATGTATTAACATCCTCTTACAGTTATAAACCGCACCTTTGCATTGGCTAATTGACAAATTAGTCTCTCACTAGCAATCCGGTGAATGACAGTAGCCGGTTGAACGGTTGGTTATTAAATGCAGGCGCCCATCTTCCGATGGGTGTTCCCGTTTAACAGCGGATCGTCTTCTTTTTCTTTACACCGCCCGGCCTGTTGCGTGCAGCGCTGATATATTCTTCAGCCAATGGCACTTTGCAGGCTGTACCATTCATATCCACAGATACAGCGCCGATATTCCGTGCAACGGCTACCGCCTGTTCATGCAGGGCATCAACATAGGTCCCCACTCCTATCACAAATCCATTCATTACATAACGTACGCGGTTCGGGGAGCTGTGAATGGTCTTCTCAATACGCTGCAACAACTTTTTGATCAACGGCAGGTCCAGCTCCTCATCCGCTTTCATGGATACGATGCCCCCGAGCGTGTTCCAGCCGCTGCCGGCGATCAGTTCGTTATCTGAATCTATCCACCGCAGGGCAAGTTCCCAGCCTTCCGGATGCTCTGCGGCTACCCAGGGAACGGAATATTCGCTGATACCCTGGCTGTTGGATGTTTCCGCCCAATGCTGCAGCTGCGCTTCCGTCATCTGTGCGCCGTCTGCGATCAGTGCAGCGAGGTAGCGCGCATCGTACACACCGCTGTCGAACAATGCCAGCGCAAGCGGCACATCCTTTTTTATCTTCTTCTGAAGGATTTTGAGATCAGCCACCTTCGCACCATAAACGGGTTCGGCGGCGCCGTGTTTCATCAGGGTGTTTTTCGTAGATGCGCTGCCGTAAGACCTGATCGCATCCAGTACTTCAGGGAGTTGCATATATGTGGCTTTACGATGGTGGCGGGCGGGTATTATGCCGGCATCTGCTGTTTGAAGGACCTGAATTCTTCCCGCAGCTCGATGAACAGCCGGTCGAACGTATCCATATCTTCCTGCAGCCGGGTATGTAATGTTGTGAGCGCAGCGGGACTGCCCTCACTTTCGGACATCAGCTTGTCAGCCTTCACAATGAGCTGCAACTGGTCATTGACCACTTCCTTCTGGCGGATAAGCGCATTCTGGAAATGCTCCACCTTTATCAGCTGGTCCTGCTGCATAGGTTTGCTGCTGAGCTCCGTCAGTTCCTCCGTGAGTGATCTGATCTCCTTTTCACTCAGCAGGAGATCTTTTTTCCATGCCTGGTGAAGGCGGTGGATCTCGTCGAAATTATCTATGGGCATATCTACAGGGTTTTGCTACACATTGATGCCATGGGCCAGCAGGCGCTTCCATTCCGGATGACGGCGGAGATAGGTGGCCACATAGGGGCAAAGGGGCACCATCCTGAGCTTTCTTTCATCCACGATCTGCAACACCTTCTCAACAAGCGCTGATGCAATGCCCTTGCCTTCGAGCGCGGAAGCTACTTCTGTATGGGTCAGAAATATCCTGTCCGCCCCCATCATATATTCAACTTTGGCGAGATGCCCGTCCACACGCGTCTCAAACTGGCGTGCAAGCTCATTATCTACAATTTCCAACTGCTTCGTTTCCATAAAAAACCTGGATTTTAAAAATGATGATCGTCTGCTGACTCTTCACAGACCAAATACCCTGCCGGTATTATACAAACACAAAGTTACGAAATTGGTTGCAGCCGCAGAATTATTCATAATTCCATGTATGTTTTGTTTCCATCATTTACTTTTGCCTCATGCAAAAGAGTTTAAGTGAACGCGATCTCGCCGTCATCTGGCATCCCTACACACAGATGCAGACGGCTCCGGCGCCGGTGGGGATCGTACGCGGCGAAGGCGCACTGTTATTCGATGAGGAAGGGAACCGCTACCTGGATGCAACATCCAGCTGGTGGGTCAATATCCACGGGCATGCGCACCCCCATATTACGGCAAAACTGGCGGCGCAGGCGGCACAGCTGCATCACTGCATTTTTGCCGGTTATACGCATGAACCGGCTGTTTCCCTGGCCGAGCGCCTCCTTCCCATACTTCCCGGCAATCAGCGAAAGCTGTTCTATTCGGACAATGGGTCCACTGCTGTGGAAGTTGCGCTGAAAATGACGATCCAGTACTGGAAGAACACAGGCCGGTCCAGGCACCGCATCCTGGCCTTCAAAAACGCTTACCATGGCGATACTTTCGGGGCCATGAGCGTCAGCGCACGGAGTGTTTTTACAAAAGCCTTTGATGATTTCCTGTTTGAAGTGGTTTTCCTGGATCTGCCCACCGCGGAAAACATCGGCGGACTGAAAGAACAGATAGATACCCTGGCCGCGGAGGCGGGCGCTTTCATTTTTGAACCGCTGGTACTGGGTTCGGGGGGAATGATGATGTACGATGCCGCGTTGCTGGATGAGCTGCTGGCCCATTGCAGGACACATAACATCCTGCTGATCGCGGACGAGATCATGACCGGATTCGGCCGTACCGGCACCAACTTTGCCATGGACCAGGTGCAAACGCCGCCGGACATCATCTGCCTGTCAAAAGGCCTTACCGGCGGCACTATCGCCATGGGCGTCACCACCTGCACCAATGACATCTACAACGCCTTCCTGTCCACCGACAAGCTGAAAACGCTCTTTCACGGCCATTCCTACACCGCCAACCCGCTGACCTGTGCCATCGCGCTGGCGAGCCTGGACCTGTTCCTGGAGCCGTCCTGCGCCGCCAACCGGCAGCGGATCAACACCAGGCACCGGGCATTTGCCGTAACGCTGGCTTACCATCCGGAAGTGAAGAATGTACGCTCTCTTGGCACCATCCTCGCGTTCGAGATCGTGACGGGTGAGACCGACAGCTATACCAATGAACTGGCGGGCTTCCTTTTCAGCTTTTTCCGGGAAAAACGGATAATGCTCCGCCCCCTTGGCAACACTTTGTACATCCTGCCGCCCTATTGTATCACGGACGAGCAGCTGGACGAGGTGTACGGGAGCATACTGGCAATGCTGGAGGCGTACGGGAAACAGTGGGCATGAGATATCTGGCTTACGAAAAAGGGCTGTACCGCTGCGGCACAACCCTTTCCTTTAAATAATGTTTACAGCCTAGAAGGTCAAAGGCACGGTCACGCGGGTTTTATCCCAGTGGATCACCATTTGCCCTTTCGGGAAAGAGAACGTCAGTTTTTCTGCTTCGGGAGCATTATTGTCTGCCGGAACCTTTACTTCGGCTACATTCTTGTCTTTGTTCTTCTCATACTCGGCAGCACCGGGTTGCCCCGTAACACTGTTCAGGATCACCGTCCACTCCTTTTCACCGGGAATGGTGAACAGCGAATAGGTGCCGGCTTTCACTTTAGTGCCGCCGAAGGTGGCGTCTTTCTTGAAAGTGATGTCGGTAGATTTGTTTGCACCGGTACGCCATACTTTTCCATAAGCTTCCAGGCCAGGGAAGATCACACGGCCTCTTTTGGAAGGCTGGCCGTAGGACACTTCAACGTTTTCACCGGTTGTAGTGACACGTGGACTTTTAGGAGGAGCTTGCTGGGCAAATATTGCGCTCGTTGTAAAGATGAGGGCCAGGCCCATTAACATGCTTTTCATAAAAAATAGGATTTGTTTTTATGTTGAAAAAGGAAAATTACGTTCTTCCCCGCACAATTACCGTACCACTCGTAACAAAGTCGCCTAATACTTCTCGGAAAGCATCTTTAATTTGCTCAGACCCTCTTCCATAGACTCACCGAACATGCGATCCATCAGAAAGCCCCGGAGTTTCCACCAGGGCGCCATGCCCACCTGCGTTTCCAGCCGCCAAAGGATGGCCGTGCCTTTTCCGTCTGCCGTGGGTTTCAGTTCAATGACCCCTGTTACGGGCTTCATGGCCGGATGGGTCATATTATAGGTGATCCCTTTTTCAGGGTCCGCCAGTACGATCTCTACCCTTCCGGAAGCCGTCCGGCCCGCGGTGTTGCTCCAGGTAAACCAGGCGCCTTTGCCCTCCGCGGGATCGGAATATTGCTGCATGCTGGCGCCGCCGGTGCGGTAGGCCGGGTCCCAGGGGTTCCAGGCCGGCCAGGTTTTCAGGTCACTGACCTG
This genomic stretch from Chitinophaga sp. XS-30 harbors:
- the map gene encoding type I methionyl aminopeptidase, giving the protein MSITSQAELLGMQQASEAVAVTLRSMREFARPGMSTAELDEYGRALLERFGAKSAPKLTYGFPGWTCISVNNEIAHGIPSAKTILQEGDLVNVDVSAELDGFWADNGGSFVLGRDLHQHQQLVNASSDILRIAIANIRDGVRIAQVGGIIETEARKRGYTVIRNLTGHGIGRGLHEEPHSIANYYDKYNRSRFRKNAVVAIETFISTKGNWAYEGSDGWTLSGKKGAYTAQHEHTIMVTDGEPLIFTRENGVTAI
- a CDS encoding heparan-alpha-glucosaminide N-acetyltransferase domain-containing protein, translated to MTSTQRIAAIDITRALTMLLMIFVNDLWSLHDIPLWLEHTAAEEDGMGLADTVFPAFLFIVGMSIPYAIANRIKKGDTTGQLLRHVLERSVALLVMGLFLVNGENLHAEATGIPRGVWNILSCLSFIFIWNQYPPSWSPLARNILKGTGIIILLLLAWICRCGQGTEITRFGTHWWGILGLIGWAYFVSAMIFVAGKGRFTVNVVAWLCCLMLSMATHGRLFTYPHWLSTILGPVAYGAMPALVLGGVVVSQLFRRYSAAGQWKMVTGVLPALGAVLLMAGFLTRPVFEISKIRATPSWVLICSAITIGLFVFTYWLGDLKQKAHWFRVIGPAGSDTLLCYLIPYFIYAIMGMTGAALPAIMLGGAIGIGKSLLFAVLMIQIAGLLSKQGIRLKL
- a CDS encoding aldose 1-epimerase family protein, yielding MINITNEYLQVKISTKGAELQSIIRKDNQLEYLWSGDPAFWGKKSPVLFPIVGNLKNNTYSFKGEPYQLSRHGFARDMEFEVIEHTESAVTLNLSDSQTTRKNYPFPFSLNIRYSLQDASLTVSYEVQNTGDDTMYFSIGAHPAFKVPLEEGMTYEDYTLHFNETETADVWMLSTSGELSRTPTPYLEHTRELPLKKELFDNDALVFKNLASTAISIKSEKKPHGLTLHYAGFPYMGIWAAKHADFVCIEPWCGVADHEDASGKLEEKEGIVPLSPEEIFHRQWSVLLF
- a CDS encoding DNA alkylation repair protein, coding for MQLPEVLDAIRSYGSASTKNTLMKHGAAEPVYGAKVADLKILQKKIKKDVPLALALFDSGVYDARYLAALIADGAQMTEAQLQHWAETSNSQGISEYSVPWVAAEHPEGWELALRWIDSDNELIAGSGWNTLGGIVSMKADEELDLPLIKKLLQRIEKTIHSSPNRVRYVMNGFVIGVGTYVDALHEQAVAVARNIGAVSVDMNGTACKVPLAEEYISAARNRPGGVKKKKTIRC
- a CDS encoding GNAT family N-acetyltransferase, with amino-acid sequence METKQLEIVDNELARQFETRVDGHLAKVEYMMGADRIFLTHTEVASALEGKGIASALVEKVLQIVDERKLRMVPLCPYVATYLRRHPEWKRLLAHGINV
- the bioA gene encoding adenosylmethionine--8-amino-7-oxononanoate transaminase, whose amino-acid sequence is MQKSLSERDLAVIWHPYTQMQTAPAPVGIVRGEGALLFDEEGNRYLDATSSWWVNIHGHAHPHITAKLAAQAAQLHHCIFAGYTHEPAVSLAERLLPILPGNQRKLFYSDNGSTAVEVALKMTIQYWKNTGRSRHRILAFKNAYHGDTFGAMSVSARSVFTKAFDDFLFEVVFLDLPTAENIGGLKEQIDTLAAEAGAFIFEPLVLGSGGMMMYDAALLDELLAHCRTHNILLIADEIMTGFGRTGTNFAMDQVQTPPDIICLSKGLTGGTIAMGVTTCTNDIYNAFLSTDKLKTLFHGHSYTANPLTCAIALASLDLFLEPSCAANRQRINTRHRAFAVTLAYHPEVKNVRSLGTILAFEIVTGETDSYTNELAGFLFSFFREKRIMLRPLGNTLYILPPYCITDEQLDEVYGSILAMLEAYGKQWA
- a CDS encoding DUF2911 domain-containing protein, with product MKSMLMGLALIFTTSAIFAQQAPPKSPRVTTTGENVEVSYGQPSKRGRVIFPGLEAYGKVWRTGANKSTDITFKKDATFGGTKVKAGTYSLFTIPGEKEWTVILNSVTGQPGAAEYEKNKDKNVAEVKVPADNNAPEAEKLTFSFPKGQMVIHWDKTRVTVPLTF
- a CDS encoding SRPBCC family protein, with the translated sequence MRVLKMFLTAVIVLGLLIFLLSLLFPSVARLERSGSIDAPVSTVFAQVSDLKTWPAWNPWDPAYRTGGASMQQYSDPAEGKGAWFTWSNTAGRTASGRVEIVLADPEKGITYNMTHPAMKPVTGVIELKPTADGKGTAILWRLETQVGMAPWWKLRGFLMDRMFGESMEEGLSKLKMLSEKY